The Pelmatolapia mariae isolate MD_Pm_ZW linkage group LG10_11, Pm_UMD_F_2, whole genome shotgun sequence genome includes a region encoding these proteins:
- the zmp:0000000930 gene encoding uncharacterized protein zmp:0000000930: MHCVSRGGCYLVNSWCDLREENRWKKESYEACWVSLVLETRPQYRLKLSESDSIRRESYKQQQVAHFMVERSPSQILMLGSNSGAMTKHQLPLFNTSREVDRTTTSFRHTEEPVIKEKPIAGADRQGTGATIDQDLSKPVRVNFRASSLMSSPRETSNRVQRRE, translated from the exons ATGCACTGTGTGAGCAGAGGAGGCTGCTACCTGGTGAACTCCTGGTGTGATCTTCGGGAGGAGAACAGGTGGAAGAAAGAGAGCTATGAAGCCTGCTGGGTGAGCCTCGTCCTTGAAACCAGACCACAGTACAG GCTGAAGCTGTCAGAGAGCGACAGCATTCGCAGAGAGAGTTATAAACAGCAACAGGTGGCCCACTTCATGGTGGAGAGGAGCCCCAGCCAGATACTGATGCTGGGCAGCAACAGTGGAGCGATGACAAAGCACCAGCTACCCTTATTCAACACCAGCAGGGAGGTGGATCGTACCACAACCAGCTTTAGGCACACAGAAGAGCCTGTTATAAAAGAGAAGCCGATTGCTGGAGCAGATAGACAGGGAACAGGAGCCACCATAGATCAAGATCTTAGCAAGCCGGTTAGAGTGAACTTCAGGGCCTCGAGTCTGATGTCCTCTCCCAGGGAAACCTCTAATCGGGTTCAGAGAAGGGAGTGA
- the mrpl32 gene encoding 39S ribosomal protein L32, mitochondrial, with product MMNLSALIHSLRCSLLRIESRLLQAAGLEAQLAPGLAVNGSSLLPQLDQEQQLEEQQSPEQQPGLLDSIMWMAAPKKRRTIEVNRTRRRAESKLIKVKNNIEPCPECGHLKQKHILCGFCYAKVCKETGMIRHQIQAMEGGPLKAPTVETVVLYEGETPKEQDKDKRIVERPRKRPAWFSY from the exons ATGATGAATTTATCCGCGTTAATTCACAGCCTCAGGTGCTCTCTGCTGCGCATTGAGAGTAGACTTTTGCAGGCGGCCGGACTAGAAGCACAGTTGG CTCCGGGTCTGGCTGTGAACGGCTCCAGCCTCCTGCCTCAGCTCGACCAGGAGCAGCAgctggaggagcagcagagccCGGAGCAGCAACCCGGCCTCCTGGACAGCATCATGTGGATGGCAGCACCCAAGAAGAGGCGCACAATCGAGGTCAACCGCACCAGGAGGAGAGCTGAGAGCAAACTTATAAAAGTCAAG AACAACATCGAGCCGTGTCCAGAGTGTGGCCActtgaaacagaaacacatcctGTGTGGCTTCTGTTACGCTAAGGTGTGCAAGGAGACCGGTATGATTCGTCATCAGATTCAAGCCATGGAAGGAGGCCCATTGAAGGCCCCCACTGTGGAGACTGTGGTCTTATATGAGGGGGAAACCCCAAAGGAGCAGGACAAAGACAAGAGGATAGTGGAGAGGCCCAGGAAAAGGCCTGCATGGTTCAGCTACTGA
- the psma2a gene encoding proteasome subunit alpha type-2: MAERGYSFSLTTFSPSGKLVQIEYALAAVAAGAPSVGIKASNGVVLATEKKQKSILYDEQSVHKVEPITKHIGMVYSGMGPDYRVLVRRARKLAQQYFLVYQEPIPTGQLVQRVASVMQEYTQSGGVRPFGVSLLIAGWDEDQPYLFQSDPSGAYFAWKATAMGKNYVNGKTFLEKRYNNDLELEDAIHTAILTLKESFEGQMTEENIEVGICNEAGFKRLTPAEVKDYLAAIA, encoded by the exons ATGGCGGAACGTGGTTACAGTTTCTCTCTCACCACATTTAG cCCCTCCGGTAAGCTGGTCCAGATCGAGTATGCTCTGGCAGCTGTAGCAGCCGGAGCCCCCTCGGTGGGCATCAAAG CTTCCAATGGCGTTGTCTTGGcaacagagaaaaaacagaagtccATACTGTATGATGAACAGAGCGTCCATAAAGTGGAGCCCATCACTAAACACATAGGAATGGTCTACAGCGGCATGGGGCCTGACTACCG GGTTTTAGTGCGGCGAGCCCGCAAGTTGGCACAACAGTACTTCCTGGTTTACCAGGAGCCCATTCCCACAGGCCAGCTTGTCCAGAGGGTGGCCTCTGTGATGCAGGAGTACACACAGTCTGG TGGAGTGCGTCCATTCGGTGTGTCTCTGCTGATAGCTGGATGGGACGAAGACCAGCCCTACTTGTTCCAGTCGGACCCTTCT GGTGCATATTTTGCATGGAAAGCCACAGCCATGGGGAAGAACTATGTTAATGGAAAAACATTCCTTGAAAAAAG gTATAACAATGACTTGGAATTAGAAGACGCCATCCACACAGCCATCCTGACATTAAAG gAGAGTTTTGAGGGTCAGATGACAGAGGAGAACATTGAGGTGGGCATCTGCAACGAGGCTGGCTTCAAAAGACTCACCCCAGCAGAGGTGAAAGACTACCTGGCAGCCATTGCGTGA
- the LOC134635722 gene encoding ATPase family AAA domain-containing protein 2-like isoform X1, giving the protein MVVLRSSGSVGAEPVATTPTRRSIELDTSSEFLSLLPASQRKSARLSRSSRAPYDSFSSPENNTANGEDSGLHHSLRTRGQKVKFEVLFADSRPKTSSPADEDKVGGCCTRKSSRLQRDGKASNGKQQADVPDEVEGSSTPKRSRFNLRSPEVEEEEEEDEDHRSVRRSSRITRYKLGSRNQSVLYDRLITNTAEAVLQKMDDMQKMRRRLGNRDRDRDAKEERSVYTSGRMRRSLRNNVKTKETEKENQGGDEDDDDEEEEEDGEDDEEEEEDDEDAEDEEEENQRRYDFRQRKTVVRYQAPLDEPRETRKRSMYFKDHSSSTRRRFRFSSTAPRSPYNRRTTSRSSSERRRHAIHSSDSTSSSSDDEQFQRRRSKNRSRSVNRCLPMNLVKEDLLGIHKDRMKIGASLADVDPMQIDRTVRFDSIGGLSRHISALKEMVVFPLLYPEVFERFKIQPPRGCLFYGPPGTGKTLVARVLANECSQGDKKVSFFMRKGADCLSKWVGESERQLRLLFDQAYQMRPSIIFFDEIDGLAPVRSSRQDQIHSSIVSTLLALMDGLDSRGEVVVIGATNRLDSIDPALRRPGRFDREFLFGLPDREARKEILKIHTRQWTPPPSEAFLEELADKCVGYCGADIKAVCSEAALCALRRRYPQIYSSSQKLVLDVNSISITNKDFMSAMSKMVPAAQRAVVSPAKALVPAIRPLLNAALQSILLTVSRVFPHAEMGLKRKREQDVACAVSDDDLMFSEEEDSEVCPIGQTSHSQHKTPAANGLLNLHRSVLSQPTSYRPRLLLEGRPGSGQSSHLAPAVLHALEKFTVYTLDMAVLFGASATAPEETCAQIFVEAKRTSPSILYIPHIGQWWETVGPALRATFLSLLSSIPAFSPILLLATCNLRYDQLSTEVQELFRLEYGEVFQVQVPTSRERRDFFEDLILNQAAKAPVSKKKAVLHALEVLPVAPPPAPRQLTQEETQRLEEQEEDTLRELRLFLRDVTNRLSQDKRFKAFTKPVDLEEVPDYAEVIKKPMDLSTVLSRIDLHQYGTVKEFLQDVDLIWQNALEYNPDRDPSDRQIRHRACALKDTVHAIIKDELDEDFEKLCEEIKESCRARGCSTARFTPSFYHVLPKQSKSPAEAKITDSSSQKELDGSTVPATNNPCSSAFTMPKNTAQKKKRRKSRWSTGYYAKKKSISPHVSKNDDQLGSDEEEEDGDDEDEVEKAGEELDEGDGAEEDHTIADAESEPAETHIDGFGLSEKIQSSEEGRVEKKADPEDEVNSCEKANLENHGVTQNEQEKVDDAVAHQLEENKLLGQEAEENHEPLSVNTNKHSYSEAEADNQHPRAVDAQTLNLSKTQTELSRCVGQEENIKVVTEEEAEQNIPAEPMEVEESSTTDACTAARGEEDTGTERNVRRMTRALKNAVLQQQMINVNKALQILDEETPPVVVDKDKLKVLLEQVVTKTEGYEVYKLEKLYALLCQSIYRHRRDYNKTALIQEMEQEIEDFC; this is encoded by the exons ATGGTGGTACTACGCAGCAGCGGCAGTGTCGGAGCCGAGCCGGTAGCGACAACACCGACGAGGAGGTCGATTGAGTTGGATACGAGCTCCGAGTTTCTCTCGCTGCTTCCCGCGTCGCAGAGAAAGTCCGCCCGGCTCAGCCGATCTTCCCGGGCCCCGTATGACAGCTTTAGCAGCCCTGAAAATAACACTGCGAAT GGGGAGGACAGTGGTCTCCACCACTCTCTGAGGACCAGAGGGCAAAAGGTTAAATTTGAGGTCTTGTTTGCGGACTCGCGACCCAAGACCAGCTCCCCTGCTGATGAGGACAAAGTTGGAGGCTGCTGTACCAG GAAATCTTCCAGGCTGCAGAGAGATGGAAAGGCATCGAATGGCAAGCAGCAAGCAG ATGTTCCGGATGAAGTGGAAGGGTCATCCACTCCCAAGAGGAGCCGCTTTAACCTACGAAGCCCAGaagtggaggaggaagaggaggaagacgaggatCATCGCTCAGTGCGTCGCAGCTCTCGAATCACCAGATACAAACTGGGTTCCCGCAACCAGTCTGTGCTGTACGACCGCCTAATTACTAA CACTGCTGAAGCTGTTCTCCAGAAGATGGATGACATGCAGAAGATGAGACGCAGGCTGGGGAACCGAGACCGGGATAGAGACGCTAAGGAAGAG CGGAGTGTGTACACGAGTGGCAGAATGAGAAGGTCTCTGAGGAACAATGTGAAGACTAAAGAAACTGAGAAAGAGAACCAAG GAggggatgaggatgatgatgatgaagaggaggaggaagatggagaagatgacgaggaggaagaagaagatgatgaggaTGCTGAagatgaggaagaagaaaaCCAAAGACGCTATGACTTCAGACAGCGAAAGACCGTGGTCCGCTATCAGGCCCCACTAGATG aaCCGAGAGAGACCAGGAAGCGCAGCATGTACTTCAAGGACCACTCCTCATCTACCAGGCGCAGGTTCAGATTCAGCTCCACAGCCCCGAGGAGTCCCTACAACAGGAGGACAACCAGCAG GAGTAGTTCTGAGAG GAGGAGACATGCCATCCACAGCAGCGACTCCACGTCCTCCTCCTCAGACGACGAGCAATTTCAGAGACGGAGGAGTAAGAACAGGAGCCGGTCAGTCAATAG ATGTCTACCTATGAACCTCGTGAAAGAAGACCTGCTGGGGATCCACAAAGACAGGATGAAGATCGGAGCCAGCCTCGCTGATGTGGACCCCATGCAGATTGACAGGACG GTGCGGTTTGACAGCATCGGAGGTTTGAGCAGACACATTTCAGCCCTAAAGGAGATGGTGGTGTTCCCGCTGCTTTACCCAGAGGTGTTTGAGAGGTTCAAGATACAGCCACCCAG GGGCTGTCTCTTCTATGGTCCTCCGGGCACCGGTAAAACACTTGTAGCCAGAGTTTTAGCCAATGAGTGCAGTCAGGGCGACAAAAAGGTTTCGTTCTTCATGAGGAAAGGAGCTGACTGCCTCAGCAAGTGGGTTGGAGAATCTGAGAGACAGTTACGTCTGCTGTTTGACCAG GCATATCAGATGCGTCCCTCCATCATTTTCTTTGATGAGATTGATGGTTTGGCTCCAGTCAGGTCCAGCCGTCAGGACCAGATTCACAG CTCCATTGTGTCGACCCTCCTGGCTCTGATGGATGGATTGGACAGTAGAGGAGAAGTGGTTGTGATTGGAGCTACGAACAGGCTGGACTCCATCGACCCAGCTCTGAGAAGACCTGGACGCTTTGACAGAGAATTCCTGTTTGGCCTTCCCGACAGAGAG GCAAGAAAGGAGATTCTAAAGATCCATACCAGACAGTGGACTCCTCCACCCTCTGAGGCTTTTCTGGAGGAACTGGCAGATAAATGTGTTG GTTACTGTGGAGCGGACATCAAGGCGGTCTGTTCAGAGGCAGCCCTGTGCGCACTGCGGCGTCGCTACCCACAGATCTACTCCTCATCACAGAAACTTGTACTTGACGTTAACTCCATTTCCATCACTAACAAAGATTTTATGTCCGCCATGTCCAAGATGGTACCTGCTGCCCAGAG agcgGTAGTGTCACCAGCTAAAGCTCTGGTACCTGCCATTCGTCCTCTGCTGAATGCGGCCCTGCAGAGCATCCTCCTCACAGTCAGCAGAGTGTTTCCGCATGCTGAGATGGGCTTAAAGAGAAAGAGGGAACAAG ATGTGGCCTGTGCTGTGTCTGATGATGATCTGATGTTCAGTGAGGAAGAGGACTCTGAGGTCTGCCCCATTGGACAGACCTCCCACTCCCAACACAAAACACCTGCTGCTAACGGCCTCCTGAACCTCCACAG GAGCGTGTTGAGCCAGCCCACATCCTACCGTCCCCGGTTGCTGCTGGAGGGCAGACCAGGTTCAGGCCAGAGCTCTCACCTAGCTCCTGCTGTGCTCCACGCTCTGGAGAAGTTCACGGTGTACACACTGGACATGGCCGTGCTGTTTGGAGCCAGCGCAACTGCACCAGAAGAGACATGTGCTCAG ATTTTTGTTGAAGCCAAGAGAACCTCCCCCAGTATCCTGTACATCCCTCACATTGGCCAGTGGTGGGAAACAGTTGGCCCTGCTTTAAGAGCTACTTTCCTGAGTCTCTTGAGCTCCATCCCGGCCTTCTCTCCTATCCTTCTGCTCGCTACCTGCAACCTCCGTTATGACCAACTCAGCACTGAG GTACAGGAGTTGTTTCGGCTTGAGTACGGAGAGGTTTTCCAAGTTCAGGTCCCCACCAGTAGGGAAAGAAGAGACTTCTTTGAGGATCTAATCCTCAACCAGGCTGCTAAGGCCCCTGTCTCAAAAAAGAAAGCTG TGCTTCATGCATTGGAAGTGCTGCCAGTCGCCCCTCCACCAGCTCCACGTCAGCTAACACAAGAAGAGACTCAGAGAttggaggagcaggaggaagacACCCTCAGAGAGCTTCGCCTCTTTTTACGTGATGTCACCAACCGTCTGTCCCAAGATAAACGCTTCAAGGCTTTTACAAAGCCAGTGGATTTAGAGGAG GTTCCAGATTATGCTGAAGTGATCAAGAAGCCTATGGACCTGTCAACAGTCCTCTCCAGGATAGACCTCCATCAGTACGGAACAGTCAAAGAGTTCCTTCAGGACGTGGATCTCATCTGGCAGAATGCCCTCGAATACAACCCAGACAGGGATCCCTCAG ATCGTCAGATACGGCACAGAGCATGTGCACTGAAAGACACAGTCCATGCtatcatcaaagatgaactGGATGAAGATTTTGAGAAGCTTTGTGAGGAGATCAAGGAGTCATGCAGAGCAAGAG GTTGTTCCACTGCACGATTTACTCCCTCCTTCTACCACGTCCTTCCCAAACAGTCCAAATCTCCTGCTGAGGCTAAGATCACTGACAGCAGCTCACAGAAAGAGCTGGATGGATCCACAGTTCCAGCTACTAATAATCCATGTTCCTCTGCTTTTACAATGCCCAAAAATACAG ccCAGAAGAAGAAACGTCGGAAGAGCCGATGGTCCACTGGCTACTATGCAAAGAAGAAGTCCATTTCTCCTCACGTGTCCAAAAATGATGATCAGCTTGGGTccgatgaggaggaagaggatggagaTGATGAGGATGAAGTTGAGAAAGCAGGAGAAGAACTTGATGAGGGCGATGGAGCAGAGGAGGATCATACGATAGCTGATGCAGAGTCAGAACCTGCAGAAACTCACATAGATGGTTTTGGACTTTCTGAGAAAATACAAAGCAGTGAGGAGGGGAGAGTGGAGAAGAAAGCAGATCCTGAAGATGAGGTCAACTCATGTGAAAAAGCAAACCTGGAAAATCACGGCGTGACGCAGAATGAACAAGAAAAGGTGGACGATGCTGTCGCACATCAGTTAGAGGAAAACAAGCTGTTAGGACAGGAAGCAGAAGAGAACCACGAACCTCTTTCAGTGAACACTAACAAGCACAGCTACAGTGAGGCTGAAGCAGATAACCAGCATCCCCGCGCAGTAGATGCTCAAACTCTAAACCTGTCAAAAACTCAGACTGAGCTGAGTCGGTGTGTAGGCCAGGAAGAAAACATCAAGGTAGTTACAGAAGAGGAGGCAGAGCAGAACATCCCTGCTGAACCAATGGAGGTGGAAGAATCCTCAACCACAGATGCCTGCACAGCTGccagaggagaggaggacacAGGCACAG AGCGGAACGTGAGGCGAATGACTCGGGCTCTGAAAAACGctgtgctgcagcagcagatgaTCAATGTGAACAAAGCCCTGCAGATCTTGGACGAGGAAACCCCTCCTGTAGTTGTGGACAAAGACAAATTAAAG GTGCTGTTGGAGCAGGTGGTAACTAAAACAGAAGGCTATGAGGTGTATAAGCTGGAGAAACTGTATGCTCTGCTCTGCCAGAGCATCTATAGACACAGACGAGACTACAACAAAACTGCACTAATACAG gAGATGGAGCAAGAAATTGAAGACTTCTGTTGA
- the LOC134635722 gene encoding ATPase family AAA domain-containing protein 2-like isoform X2: MVVLRSSGSVGAEPVATTPTRRSIELDTSSEFLSLLPASQRKSARLSRSSRAPYDSFSSPENNTANGEDSGLHHSLRTRGQKVKFEVLFADSRPKTSSPADEDKVGGCCTRKSSRLQRDGKASNGKQQADVPDEVEGSSTPKRSRFNLRSPEVEEEEEEDEDHRSVRRSSRITRYKLGSRNQSVLYDRLITNTAEAVLQKMDDMQKMRRRLGNRDRDRDAKEERSVYTSGRMRRSLRNNVKTKETEKENQGGDEDDDDEEEEEDGEDDEEEEEDDEDAEDEEEENQRRYDFRQRKTVVRYQAPLDEPRETRKRSMYFKDHSSSTRRRFRFSSTAPRSPYNRRTTSRRRHAIHSSDSTSSSSDDEQFQRRRSKNRSRSVNRCLPMNLVKEDLLGIHKDRMKIGASLADVDPMQIDRTVRFDSIGGLSRHISALKEMVVFPLLYPEVFERFKIQPPRGCLFYGPPGTGKTLVARVLANECSQGDKKVSFFMRKGADCLSKWVGESERQLRLLFDQAYQMRPSIIFFDEIDGLAPVRSSRQDQIHSSIVSTLLALMDGLDSRGEVVVIGATNRLDSIDPALRRPGRFDREFLFGLPDREARKEILKIHTRQWTPPPSEAFLEELADKCVGYCGADIKAVCSEAALCALRRRYPQIYSSSQKLVLDVNSISITNKDFMSAMSKMVPAAQRAVVSPAKALVPAIRPLLNAALQSILLTVSRVFPHAEMGLKRKREQDVACAVSDDDLMFSEEEDSEVCPIGQTSHSQHKTPAANGLLNLHRSVLSQPTSYRPRLLLEGRPGSGQSSHLAPAVLHALEKFTVYTLDMAVLFGASATAPEETCAQIFVEAKRTSPSILYIPHIGQWWETVGPALRATFLSLLSSIPAFSPILLLATCNLRYDQLSTEVQELFRLEYGEVFQVQVPTSRERRDFFEDLILNQAAKAPVSKKKAVLHALEVLPVAPPPAPRQLTQEETQRLEEQEEDTLRELRLFLRDVTNRLSQDKRFKAFTKPVDLEEVPDYAEVIKKPMDLSTVLSRIDLHQYGTVKEFLQDVDLIWQNALEYNPDRDPSDRQIRHRACALKDTVHAIIKDELDEDFEKLCEEIKESCRARGCSTARFTPSFYHVLPKQSKSPAEAKITDSSSQKELDGSTVPATNNPCSSAFTMPKNTAQKKKRRKSRWSTGYYAKKKSISPHVSKNDDQLGSDEEEEDGDDEDEVEKAGEELDEGDGAEEDHTIADAESEPAETHIDGFGLSEKIQSSEEGRVEKKADPEDEVNSCEKANLENHGVTQNEQEKVDDAVAHQLEENKLLGQEAEENHEPLSVNTNKHSYSEAEADNQHPRAVDAQTLNLSKTQTELSRCVGQEENIKVVTEEEAEQNIPAEPMEVEESSTTDACTAARGEEDTGTERNVRRMTRALKNAVLQQQMINVNKALQILDEETPPVVVDKDKLKVLLEQVVTKTEGYEVYKLEKLYALLCQSIYRHRRDYNKTALIQEMEQEIEDFC; this comes from the exons ATGGTGGTACTACGCAGCAGCGGCAGTGTCGGAGCCGAGCCGGTAGCGACAACACCGACGAGGAGGTCGATTGAGTTGGATACGAGCTCCGAGTTTCTCTCGCTGCTTCCCGCGTCGCAGAGAAAGTCCGCCCGGCTCAGCCGATCTTCCCGGGCCCCGTATGACAGCTTTAGCAGCCCTGAAAATAACACTGCGAAT GGGGAGGACAGTGGTCTCCACCACTCTCTGAGGACCAGAGGGCAAAAGGTTAAATTTGAGGTCTTGTTTGCGGACTCGCGACCCAAGACCAGCTCCCCTGCTGATGAGGACAAAGTTGGAGGCTGCTGTACCAG GAAATCTTCCAGGCTGCAGAGAGATGGAAAGGCATCGAATGGCAAGCAGCAAGCAG ATGTTCCGGATGAAGTGGAAGGGTCATCCACTCCCAAGAGGAGCCGCTTTAACCTACGAAGCCCAGaagtggaggaggaagaggaggaagacgaggatCATCGCTCAGTGCGTCGCAGCTCTCGAATCACCAGATACAAACTGGGTTCCCGCAACCAGTCTGTGCTGTACGACCGCCTAATTACTAA CACTGCTGAAGCTGTTCTCCAGAAGATGGATGACATGCAGAAGATGAGACGCAGGCTGGGGAACCGAGACCGGGATAGAGACGCTAAGGAAGAG CGGAGTGTGTACACGAGTGGCAGAATGAGAAGGTCTCTGAGGAACAATGTGAAGACTAAAGAAACTGAGAAAGAGAACCAAG GAggggatgaggatgatgatgatgaagaggaggaggaagatggagaagatgacgaggaggaagaagaagatgatgaggaTGCTGAagatgaggaagaagaaaaCCAAAGACGCTATGACTTCAGACAGCGAAAGACCGTGGTCCGCTATCAGGCCCCACTAGATG aaCCGAGAGAGACCAGGAAGCGCAGCATGTACTTCAAGGACCACTCCTCATCTACCAGGCGCAGGTTCAGATTCAGCTCCACAGCCCCGAGGAGTCCCTACAACAGGAGGACAACCAGCAG GAGGAGACATGCCATCCACAGCAGCGACTCCACGTCCTCCTCCTCAGACGACGAGCAATTTCAGAGACGGAGGAGTAAGAACAGGAGCCGGTCAGTCAATAG ATGTCTACCTATGAACCTCGTGAAAGAAGACCTGCTGGGGATCCACAAAGACAGGATGAAGATCGGAGCCAGCCTCGCTGATGTGGACCCCATGCAGATTGACAGGACG GTGCGGTTTGACAGCATCGGAGGTTTGAGCAGACACATTTCAGCCCTAAAGGAGATGGTGGTGTTCCCGCTGCTTTACCCAGAGGTGTTTGAGAGGTTCAAGATACAGCCACCCAG GGGCTGTCTCTTCTATGGTCCTCCGGGCACCGGTAAAACACTTGTAGCCAGAGTTTTAGCCAATGAGTGCAGTCAGGGCGACAAAAAGGTTTCGTTCTTCATGAGGAAAGGAGCTGACTGCCTCAGCAAGTGGGTTGGAGAATCTGAGAGACAGTTACGTCTGCTGTTTGACCAG GCATATCAGATGCGTCCCTCCATCATTTTCTTTGATGAGATTGATGGTTTGGCTCCAGTCAGGTCCAGCCGTCAGGACCAGATTCACAG CTCCATTGTGTCGACCCTCCTGGCTCTGATGGATGGATTGGACAGTAGAGGAGAAGTGGTTGTGATTGGAGCTACGAACAGGCTGGACTCCATCGACCCAGCTCTGAGAAGACCTGGACGCTTTGACAGAGAATTCCTGTTTGGCCTTCCCGACAGAGAG GCAAGAAAGGAGATTCTAAAGATCCATACCAGACAGTGGACTCCTCCACCCTCTGAGGCTTTTCTGGAGGAACTGGCAGATAAATGTGTTG GTTACTGTGGAGCGGACATCAAGGCGGTCTGTTCAGAGGCAGCCCTGTGCGCACTGCGGCGTCGCTACCCACAGATCTACTCCTCATCACAGAAACTTGTACTTGACGTTAACTCCATTTCCATCACTAACAAAGATTTTATGTCCGCCATGTCCAAGATGGTACCTGCTGCCCAGAG agcgGTAGTGTCACCAGCTAAAGCTCTGGTACCTGCCATTCGTCCTCTGCTGAATGCGGCCCTGCAGAGCATCCTCCTCACAGTCAGCAGAGTGTTTCCGCATGCTGAGATGGGCTTAAAGAGAAAGAGGGAACAAG ATGTGGCCTGTGCTGTGTCTGATGATGATCTGATGTTCAGTGAGGAAGAGGACTCTGAGGTCTGCCCCATTGGACAGACCTCCCACTCCCAACACAAAACACCTGCTGCTAACGGCCTCCTGAACCTCCACAG GAGCGTGTTGAGCCAGCCCACATCCTACCGTCCCCGGTTGCTGCTGGAGGGCAGACCAGGTTCAGGCCAGAGCTCTCACCTAGCTCCTGCTGTGCTCCACGCTCTGGAGAAGTTCACGGTGTACACACTGGACATGGCCGTGCTGTTTGGAGCCAGCGCAACTGCACCAGAAGAGACATGTGCTCAG ATTTTTGTTGAAGCCAAGAGAACCTCCCCCAGTATCCTGTACATCCCTCACATTGGCCAGTGGTGGGAAACAGTTGGCCCTGCTTTAAGAGCTACTTTCCTGAGTCTCTTGAGCTCCATCCCGGCCTTCTCTCCTATCCTTCTGCTCGCTACCTGCAACCTCCGTTATGACCAACTCAGCACTGAG GTACAGGAGTTGTTTCGGCTTGAGTACGGAGAGGTTTTCCAAGTTCAGGTCCCCACCAGTAGGGAAAGAAGAGACTTCTTTGAGGATCTAATCCTCAACCAGGCTGCTAAGGCCCCTGTCTCAAAAAAGAAAGCTG TGCTTCATGCATTGGAAGTGCTGCCAGTCGCCCCTCCACCAGCTCCACGTCAGCTAACACAAGAAGAGACTCAGAGAttggaggagcaggaggaagacACCCTCAGAGAGCTTCGCCTCTTTTTACGTGATGTCACCAACCGTCTGTCCCAAGATAAACGCTTCAAGGCTTTTACAAAGCCAGTGGATTTAGAGGAG GTTCCAGATTATGCTGAAGTGATCAAGAAGCCTATGGACCTGTCAACAGTCCTCTCCAGGATAGACCTCCATCAGTACGGAACAGTCAAAGAGTTCCTTCAGGACGTGGATCTCATCTGGCAGAATGCCCTCGAATACAACCCAGACAGGGATCCCTCAG ATCGTCAGATACGGCACAGAGCATGTGCACTGAAAGACACAGTCCATGCtatcatcaaagatgaactGGATGAAGATTTTGAGAAGCTTTGTGAGGAGATCAAGGAGTCATGCAGAGCAAGAG GTTGTTCCACTGCACGATTTACTCCCTCCTTCTACCACGTCCTTCCCAAACAGTCCAAATCTCCTGCTGAGGCTAAGATCACTGACAGCAGCTCACAGAAAGAGCTGGATGGATCCACAGTTCCAGCTACTAATAATCCATGTTCCTCTGCTTTTACAATGCCCAAAAATACAG ccCAGAAGAAGAAACGTCGGAAGAGCCGATGGTCCACTGGCTACTATGCAAAGAAGAAGTCCATTTCTCCTCACGTGTCCAAAAATGATGATCAGCTTGGGTccgatgaggaggaagaggatggagaTGATGAGGATGAAGTTGAGAAAGCAGGAGAAGAACTTGATGAGGGCGATGGAGCAGAGGAGGATCATACGATAGCTGATGCAGAGTCAGAACCTGCAGAAACTCACATAGATGGTTTTGGACTTTCTGAGAAAATACAAAGCAGTGAGGAGGGGAGAGTGGAGAAGAAAGCAGATCCTGAAGATGAGGTCAACTCATGTGAAAAAGCAAACCTGGAAAATCACGGCGTGACGCAGAATGAACAAGAAAAGGTGGACGATGCTGTCGCACATCAGTTAGAGGAAAACAAGCTGTTAGGACAGGAAGCAGAAGAGAACCACGAACCTCTTTCAGTGAACACTAACAAGCACAGCTACAGTGAGGCTGAAGCAGATAACCAGCATCCCCGCGCAGTAGATGCTCAAACTCTAAACCTGTCAAAAACTCAGACTGAGCTGAGTCGGTGTGTAGGCCAGGAAGAAAACATCAAGGTAGTTACAGAAGAGGAGGCAGAGCAGAACATCCCTGCTGAACCAATGGAGGTGGAAGAATCCTCAACCACAGATGCCTGCACAGCTGccagaggagaggaggacacAGGCACAG AGCGGAACGTGAGGCGAATGACTCGGGCTCTGAAAAACGctgtgctgcagcagcagatgaTCAATGTGAACAAAGCCCTGCAGATCTTGGACGAGGAAACCCCTCCTGTAGTTGTGGACAAAGACAAATTAAAG GTGCTGTTGGAGCAGGTGGTAACTAAAACAGAAGGCTATGAGGTGTATAAGCTGGAGAAACTGTATGCTCTGCTCTGCCAGAGCATCTATAGACACAGACGAGACTACAACAAAACTGCACTAATACAG gAGATGGAGCAAGAAATTGAAGACTTCTGTTGA